The Kitasatospora sp. NBC_00374 genome has a segment encoding these proteins:
- a CDS encoding ABC transporter permease subunit has translation MTGSTPDTRPRTAPGTARILTRALPALLLVLLALVGPLLAPHATDRPVTMPYGGADDGAALGGDLLGRDVLSRLLSGGTRLIATALAIAVVVTVAATAIGILAALRPRLGRWVERAADLAILLPAVLGILLIALAWPSGGRLAVGAAATVLGIPYAVRIVAAAAAPVAATGYLETAAAGGERLWYLVVREVLPNLRATLLALFGLRFVEGVYVVSVAAFLQLGPQPPEADWALMIRENAPGIMLNPWAVAAPCLAIGLLAISVNLAAEALAPARPTPETTL, from the coding sequence GTGACCGGCTCCACCCCCGACACCCGCCCCCGCACCGCCCCCGGCACCGCCCGGATCCTCACCCGGGCGCTGCCCGCGCTGCTGCTCGTCCTCCTCGCCCTCGTCGGGCCGCTGCTCGCCCCGCACGCCACCGACCGGCCCGTCACCATGCCGTACGGCGGCGCCGACGACGGCGCCGCCCTCGGCGGGGACCTGCTCGGCCGCGACGTCCTCAGCCGTCTGCTGTCCGGCGGCACCCGACTGATCGCCACCGCCCTGGCCATCGCCGTCGTGGTCACCGTGGCCGCGACCGCGATCGGCATCCTCGCCGCCCTGCGCCCGCGCCTGGGCCGCTGGGTCGAGCGCGCCGCGGACCTCGCGATCCTGCTGCCGGCCGTCCTCGGCATCCTGCTGATCGCCCTGGCCTGGCCGTCCGGGGGACGCCTCGCGGTCGGCGCCGCCGCCACCGTCCTCGGCATCCCCTACGCGGTGCGGATCGTCGCCGCCGCGGCCGCGCCCGTCGCGGCCACCGGCTACCTGGAGACCGCCGCCGCCGGCGGCGAGCGCCTGTGGTACCTGGTGGTCCGCGAGGTGCTGCCCAACCTCCGGGCCACCCTGCTCGCGCTGTTCGGGCTGCGCTTCGTCGAGGGCGTCTACGTGGTGTCGGTCGCCGCCTTCCTCCAGCTCGGGCCCCAACCCCCCGAGGCGGACTGGGCCCTGATGATCCGCGAGAACGCTCCCGGCATCATGCTCAACCCCTGGGCCGTCGCCGCCCCCTGCCTCGCCATCGGCCTGCTGGCCATCAGCGTCAACCTGGCCGCCGAAGCTCTCGCGCCCGCCCGGCCCACCCCGGAGACCACCCTGTGA
- a CDS encoding ABC transporter permease, protein MAGPLIPAPAARGAGAPRAQSGPARILPGAGRAAWLVLRRLGMLTLLLAAVFAAIEVLPGDAANATSERGESAADMVARRAALGLDRPVAERFGTWMTGLPTGDLGTTAHGQPVTTVLAGPFPNTLLLGTLALALSIAGALALGSWAALRPGGRVDRTVAATATAAFALPEFVVSIALLLVFSLWTGWLPAVTLTGPDGAPASWDMLVLPLLALAVPQIGWNTRIVRGALADQAALPHVRAAVLDGLTRRRILSHHMLPGALPAIAVGTATSAGMLLGGAVVVETLFNYPGVGAVLAGAITDRDTPLVAGVVAVTGAAISTLLLLADLVRDRTLGGRP, encoded by the coding sequence CTGGCTGGCCCGTTGATCCCGGCCCCCGCCGCCCGCGGTGCCGGCGCACCGCGGGCGCAGTCCGGCCCGGCCCGCATCCTCCCCGGTGCGGGCCGGGCCGCCTGGCTCGTCCTGCGGCGCCTCGGGATGCTCACACTGCTGCTGGCGGCGGTCTTCGCCGCGATCGAGGTGCTGCCCGGTGACGCGGCCAACGCCACCTCGGAGCGCGGCGAGAGCGCCGCCGACATGGTCGCCCGCCGGGCGGCGCTCGGGCTCGACCGGCCGGTGGCCGAGCGGTTCGGGACCTGGATGACCGGCCTGCCCACCGGCGACCTCGGCACCACCGCGCACGGACAGCCCGTCACCACCGTGCTGGCCGGCCCGTTCCCGAACACCCTGCTGCTCGGCACGCTCGCCCTCGCCCTGAGCATCGCCGGAGCCCTCGCCCTCGGCAGCTGGGCCGCCCTGCGCCCCGGCGGCCGGGTGGACCGGACGGTCGCCGCCACCGCCACGGCCGCGTTCGCCCTCCCCGAGTTCGTCGTGTCCATCGCCCTGCTGCTGGTGTTCTCGCTGTGGACGGGCTGGCTCCCCGCCGTGACCCTCACCGGCCCCGACGGCGCACCCGCCTCCTGGGACATGCTCGTGCTGCCGCTGCTCGCGCTGGCGGTCCCGCAGATCGGCTGGAACACCCGGATCGTCCGCGGCGCGCTCGCGGACCAGGCCGCGCTGCCGCACGTCCGGGCGGCCGTCCTCGACGGCCTGACCCGCCGTCGGATCCTCAGCCACCACATGCTGCCCGGCGCCCTGCCCGCCATCGCGGTGGGCACCGCCACCTCCGCCGGCATGCTGCTCGGCGGCGCCGTCGTCGTCGAGACCCTCTTCAACTACCCGGGCGTCGGCGCCGTGCTGGCCGGCGCCATCACCGACCGCGACACCCCGCTGGTCGCCGGTGTGGTGGCCGTCACCGGTGCCGCCATCAGCACGCTGCTCCTGCTCGCCGACCTCGTCCGCGACCGCACCCTGGGAGGGCGCCCGTGA